In Musa acuminata AAA Group cultivar baxijiao chromosome BXJ3-11, Cavendish_Baxijiao_AAA, whole genome shotgun sequence, one DNA window encodes the following:
- the LOC103971157 gene encoding vegetative cell wall protein gp1 — translation MANQPPAGRPWLLRLASQARMEPQIQAPPPQPALPPRGPPIRQASLALGRSPLLASDPPPPPTQPRALPQTALPAQPTSPQPVAPPTPQRPPSPRPVATAAARSPTPPQSPKVIQTPSPPPSSPSRMTSTRPPSSTPVPHPEPEPKRTVEQENAKKSGANGSSIGVVEAQKNSRSSNHSDSSKHSAQPTDMKAFPSPSPLEKKDIRKMKAITIAGHNVGAFMDLGSSYSYQSRRQQVHYAKSESQVEDVKNTEDKTYAEEKVTKAATKQQPMLSLVNSNVQSVNNSLLFNTSCAHGSPGVHINLASNGHKNPSSPH, via the coding sequence ATGGCGAACCAGCCTCCGGCGGGCCGACCGTGGTTGCTCCGACTGGCCTCGCAGGCCCGAATGGAGCCGCAGATTCAAGCTCCGCCGCCCCAGCCGGCGCTGCCTCCTCGAGGTCCGCCAATTCGCCAAGCATCGCTAGCCCTTGGTAGGTCACCACTTTTAGCATCAGATCCACCACCACCGCCAACTCAGCCCCGGGCATTGCCTCAGACCGCACTACCGGCACAGCCTACATCACCACAACCAGTGGCCCCGCCAACACCACAGCGCCCACCGTCGCCAAGGCCTGTGGCGACGGCGGCGGCCCGGTCGCCGACGCCTCCCCAGTCTCCCAAGGTGATCCAGACTCCCTCCCCTCCACCATCCTCGCCCTCCAGGATGACCTCGACACGGCCGCCTTCTTCTACTCCGGTGCCACATCCGGAGCCTGAACCGAAGCGCACAGTCGAGCAAGAGAACGCCAAGAAAAGTGGCGCCAACGGTTCCAGCATCGGCGTCGTGGAGGCGCAAAAGAACAGCCGCAGCAGCAACCACAGTGACTCCTCCAAGCACAGCGCACAGCCCACCGACATGAAAGCattcccttctccttctcccctcGAGAAGAAGGATATCCGCAAGATGAAGGCCATCACCATTGCAGGACACAACGTCGGAGCGTTCATGGATCTCGGTTCCTCCTACAGTTACCAGAGCAGAAGGCAGCAGGTTCACTACGCGAAAAGCGAATCCCAGGTTGAGGACGTGAAGAACACGGAAGACAAGACGTACGCCGAGGAAAAGGTGACGAAGGCCGCAACCAAGCAGCAGCCGATGTTGTCGCTGGTGAACAGCAACGTGCAGAGTGTCAACAACTCGTTGCTCTTCAACACCTCCTGCGCCCACGGCAGCCCGGGCGTGCACATCAATCTCGCCAGCAATGGCCACAAGAATCCTTCGTCTCCGCACTGA